One Pullulanibacillus sp. KACC 23026 DNA segment encodes these proteins:
- a CDS encoding NAD(P)H-hydrate dehydratase, which produces MFIYRSDEIKEIDRDAEAKGMAPFTLMEVAGHGLFLKIANVIHKSEPVLVLAGKGNNGGDAIVLARYLNNQGYKADLAFPLGPPKTETAKRHLDYYEASGYHVVPWTPEIKVSGWLIDGLLGVGAKLPLREEIALVTLWMNQQQAAIIAIDLPTGVDSDTGMYDPNSVKAAYTFSLHGYKPSAFLQSASEQFGSCECVDIGLKPTSRWQVWTKEAVRATRPDRREDSHKGTYGTGLLVAGQDDMPGSAALAAIGALRFGIGKLSVSTTRHASLIIGQLAPEATFIYEPLESDHLDVYSAIAIGPGRDLDEGLETLIAKALQTEKPVILDAGALQKRDYPKRKAPTIVTPHPGEFARMTGYSIKSIQSNRLELAKAYAMANQVVVVLKGQYTVVAFPDGSGLVNPTGNPSLAKGGSGDTLTGLLLASLSFYSNLKAGVANAVYIHGLCSDEWIKENGETALVAHDFASLLPKVLKKFDI; this is translated from the coding sequence ATGTTTATTTATAGGAGCGATGAAATTAAGGAGATTGACCGGGATGCGGAAGCAAAGGGAATGGCACCTTTTACATTAATGGAAGTCGCGGGCCATGGGCTTTTTCTTAAAATCGCCAATGTGATACATAAAAGTGAGCCTGTTTTGGTCTTAGCTGGTAAAGGGAACAATGGCGGTGATGCCATTGTATTAGCGCGTTACTTAAATAATCAGGGGTATAAAGCAGACTTGGCATTCCCTTTAGGTCCTCCTAAAACAGAGACAGCCAAACGGCATCTCGATTATTACGAAGCCTCTGGTTATCATGTCGTCCCATGGACACCTGAAATCAAAGTAAGTGGGTGGCTCATAGATGGGTTGCTTGGAGTAGGTGCCAAACTTCCGCTGCGTGAAGAGATAGCGCTGGTGACTCTTTGGATGAATCAGCAGCAAGCAGCAATTATCGCGATTGATCTGCCAACAGGTGTCGATTCCGATACGGGCATGTATGATCCCAATTCGGTAAAAGCAGCTTATACGTTTTCTTTACATGGCTATAAACCGTCAGCATTTTTGCAGTCCGCTTCCGAGCAATTCGGTTCTTGTGAATGCGTCGATATAGGGCTTAAGCCAACAAGTCGGTGGCAAGTCTGGACAAAAGAAGCGGTGAGGGCGACGCGGCCTGATCGCCGAGAGGACAGTCATAAGGGAACTTATGGAACAGGTTTATTGGTAGCGGGGCAGGACGATATGCCGGGCAGTGCCGCCCTTGCGGCGATTGGAGCACTTCGCTTTGGTATAGGCAAGCTAAGTGTGTCCACGACTCGTCATGCTTCTTTGATCATTGGACAATTGGCACCGGAAGCGACTTTTATATATGAACCGCTTGAGAGCGATCATCTAGATGTCTATTCTGCCATTGCTATAGGGCCAGGACGCGATCTGGATGAAGGATTAGAAACGCTTATTGCGAAGGCTTTACAAACAGAAAAGCCAGTTATTTTAGATGCGGGAGCCTTGCAAAAACGTGATTATCCGAAACGAAAGGCTCCGACCATTGTGACGCCTCATCCTGGTGAGTTCGCTCGAATGACGGGCTATTCGATAAAGTCGATCCAATCGAACCGTCTAGAGCTTGCGAAGGCTTATGCGATGGCCAATCAAGTGGTTGTGGTTTTAAAAGGTCAGTATACAGTAGTGGCTTTTCCAGACGGAAGCGGACTGGTTAATCCAACCGGGAATCCAAGCCTTGCAAAAGGAGGCTCTGGTGATACATTAACGGGGTTACTCTTAGCGTCTCTTTCCTTTTATTCCAACTTGAAGGCAGGGGTGGCTAATGCCGTTTACATTCATGGCTTATGTTCAGATGAATGGATTAAGGAGAATGGTGAAACAGCGTTAGTTGCTCATGATTTTGCGAGCCTGCTGCCCAAGGTATTAAAGAAATTCGACATCTAA
- the cysI gene encoding assimilatory sulfite reductase (NADPH) hemoprotein subunit gives MAKQEELVQGGKPSEMEKIKKESNYLRGTIAEGLEDRITGAISEKDNLLLKFHGSYQQDDRDLRNERRRQKLEPAYSFMIRVRVPGGVLTPQQWLEMDAIGQNYGGNTMRLTTRQTIQFHGIIKSNLKKTMQDINKAVMTSIAACGDVNRNVMCNPNPYQSAVHAEVMEWTQKINDHLLPRTKAYHEIWLDHEKVVDSRDDEPIYGEVYLPRKFKIGVAVPPTNDVDVFSQDLGLIAILEDGKLAGFNISVGGGMGMTHGDDTTYPQIGRVIGYSPLDKIIEVCENIVKIQRDFGNRSDRKHARFKYTIDSRGLDWVTNELNERLGWKLEEAREYHFDHNGDRLGWLENDGKWHFTMFIQSGRIKDVEGYELMTGLREIAKVHKGDFRVTGNQNVIIANVSAKEKAKINELIKKYGLTDGKHYTALKQNSMSCVAFPTCGLAMAESERYLPSLLDKLEVILEETGLREEEIVIRMTGCPNGCARPALAEIGFIGKAPGKYNLYLGGGFAGERLNKLYKENIGEEEILDTLRPIFESYAKERQENEHFGDYVIRAGIVKKVENGMDFHS, from the coding sequence ATGGCAAAACAAGAAGAACTCGTCCAAGGTGGAAAGCCCAGTGAAATGGAAAAGATTAAAAAAGAGAGCAATTATTTAAGAGGGACCATTGCCGAAGGGCTTGAAGATCGAATTACTGGTGCCATCTCTGAAAAAGATAATCTATTGCTTAAGTTTCATGGGAGCTACCAACAGGATGACCGAGACCTGCGCAATGAAAGGCGCCGGCAGAAGCTTGAGCCTGCCTATTCCTTCATGATTCGTGTCCGTGTTCCTGGAGGCGTCTTGACACCCCAACAGTGGCTTGAAATGGATGCGATCGGGCAGAACTACGGCGGCAATACAATGCGGCTTACGACTCGTCAAACGATTCAATTCCATGGCATCATCAAATCAAATTTGAAAAAAACAATGCAGGATATCAATAAGGCCGTTATGACATCCATTGCGGCATGCGGCGATGTGAATCGTAACGTGATGTGTAATCCGAATCCTTACCAATCGGCTGTTCATGCAGAAGTGATGGAGTGGACGCAAAAAATTAATGATCATCTCCTTCCTCGTACTAAGGCTTATCACGAAATCTGGTTGGATCATGAAAAAGTGGTTGATTCACGCGATGATGAACCTATTTATGGTGAGGTTTATTTACCTCGTAAGTTCAAAATTGGTGTGGCTGTTCCTCCAACCAATGATGTCGATGTTTTCTCACAAGATCTAGGGTTAATCGCGATCTTGGAAGACGGGAAGCTTGCGGGCTTTAATATTTCAGTTGGCGGCGGCATGGGGATGACTCATGGGGATGACACCACCTATCCGCAAATTGGCCGAGTGATCGGCTATAGTCCTCTCGATAAAATTATTGAGGTTTGTGAAAACATCGTTAAAATCCAGCGCGATTTTGGCAACCGTTCTGATCGAAAACATGCAAGGTTTAAGTACACCATTGATTCACGTGGTCTTGATTGGGTGACCAATGAATTGAATGAACGCCTCGGTTGGAAACTTGAAGAAGCAAGAGAGTATCACTTTGATCACAACGGTGATCGCCTTGGTTGGCTTGAAAATGACGGCAAGTGGCATTTCACGATGTTCATTCAAAGCGGAAGAATAAAGGATGTTGAAGGCTACGAATTAATGACAGGACTTCGTGAAATTGCGAAGGTCCATAAAGGGGACTTCCGCGTAACGGGGAACCAAAATGTGATTATTGCCAATGTCTCAGCGAAAGAAAAGGCCAAAATCAATGAATTGATTAAAAAATATGGGTTAACGGATGGGAAACATTATACGGCTTTAAAACAAAACTCCATGTCCTGTGTAGCTTTTCCAACCTGCGGCTTAGCAATGGCAGAATCGGAACGTTACCTCCCATCTCTTTTAGATAAGCTGGAAGTGATCTTGGAAGAGACGGGTCTCAGAGAAGAAGAAATTGTGATTCGAATGACCGGCTGTCCGAATGGGTGCGCCCGCCCTGCGCTTGCCGAAATTGGCTTTATTGGAAAAGCACCAGGTAAATATAATTTGTATTTAGGCGGCGGTTTTGCCGGAGAACGCTTGAATAAGCTTTATAAAGAAAATATTGGCGAAGAGGAAATTCTCGATACACTCCGTCCTATTTTCGAAAGCTATGCCAAAGAACGGCAAGAAAATGAGCACTTTGGTGACTACGTCATACGTGCCGGAATTGTTAAAAAGGTAGAAAACGGAATGGACTTCCATAGTTAA
- a CDS encoding YeeE/YedE family protein: MATSRIDESQPSSKSLAERLPSPQSILIGVGIILAVVVDLLAYHYGGLNFAVQVVLGLLLGLALFNARFGFTSAFRRFLAVGNGEGIRAHMVMLAVSSTFFAIVLANKASLFGGIPAGYVSPVGTSVVVGSFLFGLGMQLGEGCASGTLYHIGAGRTENYFTIIGFVVGSVLGAWNFNFWVNDTPHFQAISLATSTGLGYTGAWIVQIVLFALIYWITLVVEKKRKPPKMHIPPTATGWKRIFRGSWPIMVAAVALGLLNGLTLLVRNQPWGITSAFALWGSKIALAVGIPVDHWSYWAGDKGAALHQSIFADSTTVMNFGVILGSFIAATSGGLFFLRKLPFKMIIASLLGGLLMGYGARISFGCNIGAYFSGISSFSVHAWVWLVFGFVGSYVALYIRPLFGMKNPKSNDHFC; this comes from the coding sequence ATGGCAACATCTCGAATAGATGAAAGTCAACCGTCATCCAAGTCATTGGCTGAGCGATTGCCATCACCACAAAGTATCCTTATTGGTGTGGGGATTATTCTTGCGGTTGTTGTGGATCTATTAGCCTATCATTATGGTGGCTTAAATTTTGCGGTTCAAGTGGTATTAGGTTTATTGCTCGGACTCGCGTTATTCAATGCTCGTTTTGGTTTTACTTCTGCGTTTCGCCGCTTTTTGGCAGTAGGAAATGGAGAAGGAATACGTGCTCATATGGTGATGCTAGCCGTTTCCAGTACTTTTTTTGCGATCGTCTTAGCCAATAAAGCGAGCCTTTTCGGTGGAATTCCGGCAGGCTATGTTTCTCCGGTAGGAACAAGCGTGGTAGTGGGATCCTTTCTTTTTGGGCTCGGAATGCAGTTGGGTGAAGGCTGTGCATCCGGAACGCTTTATCACATTGGAGCCGGAAGAACAGAGAACTACTTTACCATTATTGGATTCGTTGTTGGTTCCGTATTAGGAGCTTGGAATTTTAATTTTTGGGTGAATGATACGCCTCATTTTCAAGCGATTTCTTTGGCTACATCAACCGGTTTAGGTTATACAGGAGCTTGGATCGTACAAATTGTTCTGTTTGCCTTGATTTACTGGATTACATTAGTCGTTGAGAAAAAACGGAAGCCGCCAAAAATGCATATTCCGCCAACGGCAACAGGCTGGAAGCGAATCTTCAGAGGATCATGGCCAATCATGGTTGCTGCTGTTGCACTTGGTCTTCTAAACGGATTAACCCTTTTAGTACGTAATCAGCCATGGGGAATTACGTCTGCCTTTGCTCTCTGGGGATCCAAAATAGCTCTTGCGGTCGGTATTCCGGTTGATCATTGGTCTTATTGGGCGGGTGACAAAGGGGCTGCCTTACATCAATCCATTTTTGCGGATTCGACAACCGTGATGAACTTTGGTGTTATCCTAGGTTCTTTCATTGCAGCGACTTCTGGCGGTTTATTTTTCTTAAGAAAACTGCCATTCAAAATGATTATCGCTTCCCTTCTTGGAGGCTTATTAATGGGGTATGGCGCTCGAATTTCGTTTGGATGTAATATCGGAGCTTACTTCAGCGGTATCTCCTCTTTTAGCGTCCATGCATGGGTCTGGCTTGTTTTTGGCTTTGTTGGATCCTATGTTGCTTTATACATTCGTCCTCTATTTGGGATGAAAAATCCAAAATCAAATGATCATTTTTGTTAA
- a CDS encoding HD domain-containing phosphohydrolase, which translates to MLKGLNIEGKAIETVNMKGIEVSLLASSHDGTEVIRHRLEKGHRWGMTPQEGWQALEFLYITEGKLSLVDSDDRFIFSKGDHLYGNPIEGFAMFIAEEDTEFIYVCSKPVFHHYSKEIKELLRFAIEVEEKDGYTSDHCQRIMELSMEVGKEMELSPYEMYLLNNASFLHDVGKIKVPIEVLNKTTKLEPYEWELIKSHTTFGREILEQTGNPTLAQVGKIIEQHHERYDGKGYPHSLKASEINLLAAIISVVDSYDAMTTDRVYQKARSKEEAIEEIVRCGGERYHPLVVDAFLKIINQ; encoded by the coding sequence TTGCTAAAGGGTCTAAACATAGAAGGCAAAGCAATTGAGACGGTAAATATGAAAGGCATAGAGGTCTCCTTGTTAGCGTCCTCGCATGATGGAACCGAAGTTATTCGGCACCGCTTGGAAAAAGGCCATCGCTGGGGCATGACCCCTCAAGAAGGTTGGCAGGCTCTAGAATTTCTTTACATAACAGAAGGAAAACTATCACTTGTTGACTCAGACGATAGGTTTATATTCTCGAAAGGTGATCATCTTTATGGGAATCCAATAGAGGGATTTGCTATGTTTATTGCTGAGGAAGATACTGAGTTTATCTATGTTTGTAGTAAACCAGTTTTTCATCATTATAGTAAGGAAATAAAGGAATTGCTTCGTTTTGCTATTGAAGTAGAAGAAAAGGACGGATATACTTCAGATCACTGCCAGCGGATTATGGAACTTTCTATGGAAGTGGGAAAAGAGATGGAGTTATCACCGTATGAAATGTATTTACTTAATAATGCGTCCTTTCTCCATGATGTAGGCAAAATAAAAGTTCCCATAGAAGTTTTAAATAAAACAACTAAATTGGAGCCGTATGAATGGGAACTAATTAAATCACATACTACATTCGGCCGAGAAATACTTGAACAAACAGGTAATCCAACCTTAGCACAGGTAGGGAAAATTATTGAACAGCATCATGAACGGTATGATGGAAAGGGTTACCCTCATAGTTTAAAGGCATCAGAGATTAACCTGTTAGCAGCCATTATATCTGTGGTTGACTCTTATGATGCGATGACGACCGATCGGGTGTATCAAAAGGCTCGGTCCAAAGAAGAGGCAATTGAAGAAATTGTGAGATGCGGTGGCGAAAGGTATCATCCACTAGTGGTTGATGCCTTTTTAAAAATAATTAATCAATAA
- a CDS encoding TlpA disulfide reductase family protein, with protein MYKKRLLILVISVLLMCLIIGSKGLKAKVPPSSPVSGDIYIHTMAPSFSLKSLSGKTYNLEMTKGKPTVINFWASWCGPCNMEAPELSQLYDQYKGAFNLYAVNLTDTEWSIKAVKAFKARYQFAFPVLLDTDGNVSELYHIRPVPTTVFLNSKGEIVDQVLGYGGEGVLEAKLQKLLKGETDPN; from the coding sequence ATGTACAAAAAAAGACTGCTCATCTTAGTGATAAGCGTGCTGCTTATGTGTCTAATCATAGGTTCCAAAGGTCTTAAAGCTAAGGTTCCTCCATCTAGCCCTGTGAGCGGAGATATCTACATACACACAATGGCCCCTAGCTTTTCGTTAAAATCACTTAGTGGAAAGACTTATAATTTGGAAATGACAAAGGGTAAGCCCACTGTTATTAATTTCTGGGCGTCATGGTGCGGCCCATGCAATATGGAAGCGCCTGAGTTGTCGCAGCTCTATGATCAATATAAAGGGGCGTTTAACCTTTATGCGGTTAATTTGACGGATACGGAATGGTCCATAAAAGCTGTCAAGGCGTTTAAAGCTCGGTACCAATTTGCTTTCCCAGTATTACTAGACACTGACGGTAATGTTTCAGAACTTTATCACATTCGACCTGTCCCCACTACCGTTTTCTTAAATTCAAAAGGAGAGATAGTGGATCAAGTGCTTGGATATGGCGGTGAAGGAGTCCTCGAAGCTAAACTCCAAAAGCTGCTTAAAGGAGAGACAGACCCCAACTGA
- a CDS encoding M42 family metallopeptidase produces the protein MEEFLKALTSISGPCGHEHGVARFIVDSVKDWVDDWHVDGLGNILVTIKGKREGLKVAISAHMDEVGFIVKKIEKNGLLRFEKLGGHDDRLLLARKVVIQTKEHGPRYGVMGTLSAHMVKWDDPSKVRNHRQLYIDVGVDNAEDVQKLGIGVGDFITYETEMQAFGNHRLIGKSFDDRAGCAVLYETLKQLNRETLEGTVYGIFSVQEEVGLRGARTAAYQLEPDVSLAIDTTAVSDTPEEMMDHSLALGEGPGIKVMDFSLIASVHVRRKLEEVAQKAGIPYQLEVFPGIGTDAGEMHTSKQGVPTGVLSIPSRYAHSAVEVIDLEDLRNTQALLQAFLETPKTKKDFQFLK, from the coding sequence GTGGAAGAATTTTTAAAGGCGTTAACGTCTATTTCAGGTCCGTGTGGCCATGAACATGGTGTAGCAAGATTTATAGTTGATTCCGTAAAGGATTGGGTGGATGATTGGCACGTCGATGGGCTAGGAAATATCCTTGTAACAATCAAAGGAAAAAGAGAGGGATTAAAAGTCGCCATCTCAGCTCACATGGATGAGGTGGGCTTTATTGTTAAAAAGATTGAGAAAAACGGTCTTCTCCGTTTTGAGAAGCTTGGCGGGCATGATGACCGTCTTTTACTCGCTCGTAAAGTTGTCATCCAAACAAAGGAGCACGGACCTCGTTATGGCGTCATGGGAACCCTCTCAGCTCATATGGTGAAATGGGATGACCCTTCAAAGGTAAGGAATCATCGGCAGCTCTATATCGATGTAGGGGTAGATAATGCTGAAGACGTGCAGAAGCTCGGTATTGGGGTGGGTGATTTCATTACATATGAAACGGAAATGCAGGCATTCGGCAATCACCGATTAATTGGGAAAAGCTTTGATGATCGTGCAGGCTGCGCCGTTCTATATGAAACATTAAAACAGTTAAACCGTGAGACTTTAGAAGGCACTGTATATGGTATTTTTTCTGTCCAAGAAGAAGTGGGACTACGAGGTGCCAGAACAGCGGCTTATCAATTAGAACCTGATGTCTCCCTTGCCATTGATACCACCGCAGTAAGCGATACTCCCGAAGAAATGATGGACCATTCATTGGCCCTTGGTGAAGGACCTGGGATAAAGGTCATGGATTTTAGTTTAATTGCTAGCGTCCACGTTAGAAGAAAACTTGAAGAGGTTGCCCAAAAAGCAGGAATTCCCTACCAATTAGAGGTATTCCCTGGTATCGGAACCGACGCAGGTGAAATGCATACCTCAAAGCAAGGGGTTCCTACGGGTGTTTTATCCATTCCTTCACGTTACGCACACTCAGCTGTTGAAGTGATTGACCTTGAGGATCTCCGAAATACACAGGCACTGCTTCAAGCTTTCTTAGAAACGCCTAAAACCAAAAAGGACTTCCAATTTCTCAAATGA
- a CDS encoding assimilatory sulfite reductase (NADPH) flavoprotein subunit: MQLKVMNSPFSEEQADTLNKLLPSLTETQRIWLSGFLAAAPQSSTVSVLSETTTNLQAQESESAQAKPATRVVTILFGSETGNCQSLAEGLKQRLDERGFQVALSSMDDFKTKELKKVEDLLIITATHGEGDPPDNAISFHEFLHGRKAPKLEGVRFAVLALGDLSYEFFCKTGKDFDQRLEELGAERLYPRVDCDIDFDDPAAEWIEGVLKTLGEANQGAAAQTAQDNGQSSTAASAYSRTNPFKAEVLENLNLNGRGSNKETRHLELSIEDSGLSFEPGDSLGIYPENDTPLVDQIISEMDWNPEEPVTVGKQGDTAPLREALLHHFEITVLTKPLLEKAAQYSEANGLHDLLKAGQEEALRTYLDGRDVLDLLRDFAPWTFGESEFVQILRKMPPRLYSIASSYQANPDEVHLTIGTVRYTAHGRDRAGVCSAQIAERTEPGEYINVYVHKNPNFKLPENPDTPIIMVGPGTGVAPFRSFLEEREELEAEGKTWLFFGDQHFRTDFLYQVDWQRWLSEGVLTRMDVAFSRDTEEKVYVQHRMLEKSKEFYEWLQEGAVVYICGDEKHMAKDVHETILSILEQEGGLSREEAEAYLTEMRKQKRYQRDVY, from the coding sequence TTGCAGTTAAAGGTCATGAATAGTCCTTTTAGTGAAGAGCAAGCCGATACGTTAAACAAGCTGCTGCCAAGTTTAACGGAAACTCAAAGAATTTGGTTGAGCGGATTTTTGGCAGCTGCTCCTCAATCATCAACCGTCTCTGTTCTGTCAGAAACAACAACTAATCTGCAGGCTCAAGAATCCGAATCCGCCCAGGCAAAGCCGGCAACTCGCGTCGTTACCATCCTTTTTGGGTCTGAGACAGGGAATTGCCAGTCGCTTGCAGAAGGGCTTAAGCAGCGGTTAGATGAACGAGGATTTCAAGTGGCTCTATCATCTATGGACGATTTTAAAACAAAAGAATTAAAGAAGGTAGAAGATTTATTAATTATTACAGCAACACATGGAGAAGGCGATCCGCCAGACAATGCGATCTCTTTTCATGAATTTCTGCATGGAAGAAAAGCGCCGAAGCTTGAGGGCGTTCGGTTCGCCGTCCTTGCTCTTGGGGATCTCTCGTATGAGTTCTTCTGTAAAACAGGAAAGGATTTTGACCAACGCCTTGAGGAACTCGGAGCTGAACGCTTATATCCTCGAGTGGATTGTGACATCGACTTTGATGACCCGGCTGCTGAATGGATAGAAGGCGTTTTAAAGACATTGGGAGAAGCGAACCAAGGAGCGGCTGCTCAAACGGCTCAAGATAATGGCCAATCGAGCACGGCTGCATCCGCTTATTCCAGAACCAATCCTTTTAAAGCAGAGGTATTAGAGAACCTCAATCTAAATGGCAGAGGGTCCAATAAAGAAACGCGTCATTTGGAGCTTTCGATTGAAGATTCAGGCCTTTCTTTTGAACCGGGTGACAGTCTTGGAATTTATCCTGAAAATGACACACCATTGGTTGATCAAATCATTAGTGAGATGGATTGGAATCCAGAGGAACCCGTAACCGTCGGCAAACAAGGGGATACCGCTCCTCTGCGCGAAGCTTTACTCCATCATTTTGAGATAACCGTTTTAACGAAGCCTCTATTGGAAAAGGCAGCTCAATACTCTGAGGCTAACGGTCTTCATGATCTATTAAAAGCAGGTCAAGAAGAGGCACTCCGTACTTATTTGGATGGGCGTGACGTGCTGGATCTCCTGCGCGACTTTGCCCCTTGGACATTTGGGGAAAGTGAGTTTGTTCAAATTTTAAGGAAAATGCCTCCGCGTCTTTACTCTATTGCAAGCAGTTATCAAGCAAATCCTGATGAAGTTCACTTAACAATCGGGACGGTCCGATATACCGCCCATGGCCGGGACCGTGCCGGTGTCTGTTCGGCACAAATTGCTGAACGAACGGAACCGGGGGAGTATATCAATGTGTACGTGCATAAAAATCCTAATTTCAAACTCCCTGAAAACCCAGACACCCCGATTATTATGGTCGGACCCGGGACAGGTGTCGCTCCGTTTCGTTCCTTCCTTGAGGAAAGAGAAGAACTTGAAGCGGAAGGAAAAACGTGGCTTTTCTTTGGAGATCAGCATTTTAGAACCGATTTTCTTTATCAAGTCGATTGGCAGCGCTGGTTGAGTGAGGGTGTTCTCACCCGCATGGATGTCGCTTTCTCTAGAGATACTGAAGAAAAAGTATATGTGCAGCATCGGATGCTTGAGAAGAGCAAGGAGTTCTATGAATGGCTTCAAGAAGGAGCTGTTGTCTATATTTGCGGGGATGAGAAGCACATGGCAAAGGATGTCCATGAGACGATCCTCTCGATTCTTGAGCAAGAAGGCGGCCTCTCACGTGAAGAAGCCGAAGCTTACCTGACTGAAATGCGCAAACAGAAACGTTATCAACGTGACGTGTATTAA